A region of Paractinoplanes abujensis DNA encodes the following proteins:
- a CDS encoding VOC family protein produces the protein MAITTNTHLNFRGDARAALEFYQSVFGGHLTVVAYRDFGMPEDLPDAGNVVFGQVTADNGFTILAYDIPGHAVATAPLTPTTRENGLTLTGERFFVAVGGDTADEVGALWDKLAAGAEIVEKFGPSPFSPGFGMLTDRFGVTWILQVNTTPAA, from the coding sequence ATGGCGATCACCACCAACACCCACCTGAACTTCCGCGGCGACGCCCGGGCGGCCCTGGAGTTCTACCAGTCCGTGTTCGGCGGTCACCTGACGGTCGTCGCCTACCGCGACTTCGGGATGCCCGAGGACCTGCCCGACGCCGGGAACGTCGTCTTCGGCCAGGTCACCGCCGACAACGGCTTCACCATCCTGGCCTACGACATCCCCGGCCACGCCGTGGCCACCGCCCCGCTGACCCCCACCACCCGCGAGAACGGCCTCACCCTGACCGGCGAGCGGTTCTTCGTAGCCGTCGGCGGCGACACGGCCGACGAGGTAGGCGCCCTGTGGGACAAACTTGCCGCGGGCGCCGAGATCGTCGAGAAGTTCGGCCCGTCCCCGTTCAGCCCCGGCTTCGGCATGCTCACCGACCGCTTCGGCGTCACCTGGATCCTCCAGGTCAACACCACCCCCGCGGCCTGA